One window from the genome of bacterium encodes:
- a CDS encoding DUF134 domain-containing protein — protein sequence MRPKKIRWVKCEPGERCFRPQCKPLSKLTGVYLTLDEFEAVRLADLEELKQEEAAKRMNISRPTFSRIMSSAHRKIGDALVNIKAIKIQGGCCEILEKRKE from the coding sequence ATGAGACCGAAGAAGATAAGATGGGTTAAGTGTGAACCGGGAGAGAGATGTTTCAGGCCGCAGTGTAAGCCTTTAAGTAAATTGACCGGTGTATATTTGACCCTTGATGAATTTGAGGCAGTAAGACTTGCTGATTTAGAAGAACTGAAACAAGAAGAGGCGGCAAAGAGAATGAATATTTCAAGACCGACTTTTTCGAGAATTATGTCTTCCGCCCACCGAAAGATTGGTGATGCGCTAGTAAATATAAAAGCAATAAAGATTCAAGGCGGGTGCTGCGAGATTTTAGAAAAGAGAAAAGAATGA